In the genome of Pseudoglutamicibacter cumminsii, one region contains:
- a CDS encoding acetyl-CoA C-acyltransferase, which yields MSSAQRPNGWQGMTALNGRDAVIIGAARTPFARLLGGLKDFSAAALGGHAIKAALERAGLDAQNVEAVVMGQAVQAGCGQNPARQAALRVPGLPASAHAETINKVCLSGLSAVVHAARLVRLGEADVVVAGGMESMTNAPHLLPGSRGGWKYGDITAMDSLAHDGLTDAADQISMGSLTDAGNDALGISREEQDACAAASHQRAVSARDNLQREIASVEWTDRRGRQHAVTADEGVREDTTADTLAALKPAFSKEGTITAGNSSPLSDGAAAVVVVSRAWAEEHGANILVTIGSAGQVAGPDNSLHAQPARAIVEALERSGMESSELDVIEINEAFASVSVQSHKELGLAPDTANAWGGAIALGHPLGASGARLVVTACYQLEERGGGTAAVALCGGGGQGDALLLHR from the coding sequence ATGTCGAGCGCTCAACGCCCTAACGGCTGGCAGGGCATGACTGCTTTGAATGGGCGCGATGCGGTGATTATTGGTGCCGCGCGCACGCCTTTCGCTCGTCTTTTGGGTGGTTTGAAGGATTTTTCGGCGGCGGCTTTGGGCGGCCATGCGATCAAAGCCGCGCTCGAGCGAGCCGGTCTTGACGCTCAGAACGTTGAAGCCGTGGTGATGGGTCAAGCGGTTCAGGCAGGTTGTGGCCAGAATCCTGCCCGCCAGGCTGCGCTTCGGGTTCCGGGCCTGCCTGCGTCTGCCCACGCGGAGACCATCAACAAGGTGTGTTTATCCGGTCTTTCTGCCGTGGTTCACGCGGCCCGGCTAGTCCGCTTGGGTGAAGCCGATGTCGTTGTTGCGGGCGGCATGGAGTCGATGACGAACGCACCTCATCTGTTGCCAGGCTCCCGCGGTGGGTGGAAATACGGGGATATCACTGCTATGGACTCTCTGGCGCACGATGGCCTCACGGATGCGGCTGATCAGATTTCGATGGGTTCGTTGACTGACGCAGGCAACGATGCGCTAGGTATTTCGAGGGAGGAGCAAGATGCGTGCGCCGCGGCCTCACATCAAAGGGCGGTCTCTGCGCGCGACAACCTGCAGCGCGAGATCGCAAGCGTTGAGTGGACAGACCGCCGCGGGCGACAGCATGCTGTCACCGCGGACGAGGGCGTCCGCGAAGACACAACCGCAGACACGCTAGCCGCACTCAAACCTGCTTTCTCGAAGGAAGGCACGATCACCGCAGGCAACTCCTCTCCCCTATCCGATGGCGCAGCTGCCGTGGTCGTTGTCTCGCGCGCTTGGGCTGAAGAACACGGGGCAAACATCCTCGTGACGATCGGCTCCGCTGGCCAAGTAGCCGGCCCGGACAACTCGCTTCACGCGCAACCAGCACGTGCGATCGTGGAAGCACTTGAGCGTTCCGGCATGGAATCTAGCGAACTCGACGTCATTGAGATCAACGAAGCCTTCGCGTCAGTCTCGGTTCAGTCCCATAAAGAACTGGGCCTGGCCCCTGATACCGCGAACGCCTGGGGTGGCGCTATCGCACTAGGTCATCCGCTCGGCGCGAGCGGCGCCCGCCTAGTTGTGACAGCGTGCTACCAGCTCGAGGAACGCGGCGGAGGCACCGCGGCCGTCGCGCTGTGTGGTGGCGGCGGCCAGGGCGACGCTCTCTTGCTCCACCGCTAA
- the rplL gene encoding 50S ribosomal protein L7/L12, with the protein MAKLTNEELLDAFKEMTIFELSEFVKQFEETFEVTAAAVAAAPAAGGAAGGAEEQTEFDVILEAAGDKKIGVIKEVRGLTSLGLKEAKELVDGAPKAVLEGVSKEDAEKAKEALEGAGATVTLK; encoded by the coding sequence ATGGCGAAGCTCACCAACGAAGAGCTCCTTGACGCGTTCAAGGAAATGACCATCTTCGAACTCTCCGAGTTCGTTAAGCAGTTCGAGGAGACCTTCGAGGTCACCGCTGCTGCTGTTGCTGCAGCTCCTGCTGCTGGCGGTGCCGCAGGCGGCGCTGAAGAGCAGACCGAATTCGACGTCATCCTCGAAGCCGCTGGCGACAAGAAGATCGGCGTTATTAAGGAAGTTCGCGGCCTGACCTCCCTCGGCCTGAAGGAAGCTAAAGAGCTCGTTGACGGCGCTCCTAAGGCTGTTCTCGAGGGTGTCTCCAAGGAAGACGCTGAGAAGGCTAAGGAAGCTCTCGAGGGCGCTGGCGCAACCGTCACCCTCAAGTAA